The Malus domestica chromosome 13, GDT2T_hap1 genome includes a window with the following:
- the LOC103453794 gene encoding mitochondrial outer membrane import complex protein METAXIN, producing MEDYTLVARKSCFGLPTACPLCLPVYFYLKLTNVPFRLDFNLTYPDSDKIPYIESGEYVAYNNEKGGIIERLKEDRIADLETEFHSIPEWISTKAMISSWVSDALTYELWVGTHGNSAKEIYYSDLPWPIGKILYYKKSYTVKQQLGITNDNAEKIEEQTYRRASLAFGALSSRLEEHKFLFEDRPSSLDAVFLGQALVILQALPETSVLRSKLLEHENLVKYADRLKVEFMDAGSSSSVPNFHANPSSAAPRRGPSNSSSKPKSKPKREKTKEEKSFKSRARYFIIAQLVSVVLFVTLLSRVDEADAEVDDDDGYE from the exons ATGGAAGATTACACTCTCGTCGCGAGGAAGTCTTGTTTCGGCTTGCCCACTGCTTGCCCTTTATGCTTGCCCGTCTACTTCTACCTCAAACTTACCAACGTTCCCTTCCGATTAGATTTCAATCTCACCTACCCTGACTCTG ATAAAATCCCTTATATTGAATCTGGCGAGTATGTGGCCTATAATAACGAGAAGGGTGGCATTATCGAAAGACTAAAAGAAGACCGTATTGCTGATTTGGAAACTGAATTTCACTCAATTCCAGAATGGATATCTACAAAGGCAATGATTAGCTCCTGGGTTTCTGATGCTCTTACGTATGAACTCTGGGTTGGAACACATGGTAATTCTGCCAAAGAGATATATTATTCTGATCTCCCATGGCCAATTGGAAAGATTCTATATTATAAGAAATCTTATACCGTAAAGCAGCAACTTGGGATTACTAATGACAACGCTGAGAAAATAGAAGAACAG ACATACAGGAGAGCCAGCCTTGCATTTGGAGCTCTGTCAAGTCGGTTGGAGGAACATAAGTTTTTATTTGAAGACAG GCCGTCAAGTTTGGATGCTGTCTTTCTTGGGCAGGCACTTGTCATTCTTCAAGCATTACCA GAAACATCGGTACTGCGGAGCAAGCTTTTAGAACATGAAAACCTTGTTAAGTATGCTGATAGGCTTAAGGTGGAGTTCATGGACGCAGGTTCTTCATCTTCAGTCCCAAATTTTCATGCAAACCCTTCATCAGCAGCTCCTAGAAGAGGTCCTTCAAATTCGA GTTCTAAGCCCAAGAGCAAACCCAAAAGGGAAAAGACAAAGGAGGAGAAAAGTTTTAAGAGCAGGGCCAGATATTTTATAATAGCACAGCTAGTTTCAGTTGTACTTTTCGTCACTCTTCTAAGCCGAGTTGATGAGGCTGATGCCgaggttgatgatgatgatggctATGAATAG